In Deinococcus yavapaiensis KR-236, a genomic segment contains:
- a CDS encoding homoaconitate hydratase (catalyzes the formation of homoisocitrate from cis-homoaconitate): MPRVWKFPDSINTDDILPGKYAPFMVGEDVFQTYAFAHLRPEFASQVRPGDVLVGGRNWGLGSSREYAPQALKKLGVAGIVAASFARIHYRNLLNLGVPAFEAPSVIEALQDGDEVTLDVNSGLLVRGADTFQLTAPPEFLREALKEGSILAYYRKHQKFPGE; this comes from the coding sequence ATGCCCCGCGTCTGGAAGTTTCCCGATTCCATCAACACCGACGACATCCTCCCAGGCAAGTACGCGCCGTTCATGGTCGGCGAGGACGTCTTCCAAACGTACGCCTTCGCGCACTTGCGGCCCGAATTCGCGTCGCAGGTGCGACCGGGCGACGTGCTCGTCGGTGGACGCAATTGGGGACTCGGCAGCAGCCGCGAGTACGCGCCGCAAGCTTTGAAGAAGCTCGGCGTCGCGGGCATCGTCGCCGCGAGCTTCGCGCGCATCCACTACCGCAACCTTTTGAACCTCGGCGTCCCCGCCTTCGAAGCGCCGAGCGTCATAGAGGCCTTGCAAGACGGAGACGAGGTGACGCTGGACGTGAATTCCGGGTTGCTCGTTCGCGGCGCGGACACCTTCCAGCTCACCGCGCCGCCCGAGTTCCTGCGAGAAGCCCTGAAAGAGGGCAGCATCCTCGCGTACTACCGCAAGCACCAGAAGTTTCCCGGCGAGTGA
- the lysW gene encoding lysine biosynthesis protein LysW, producing MASVQFENPETGAIITLDNPELGELVLDDETGAEFEVVSLDPPRLAPAPQEQEDWGE from the coding sequence ATGGCGAGCGTTCAATTCGAAAATCCTGAAACCGGCGCGATCATCACCCTCGACAACCCCGAGCTCGGCGAACTCGTCCTCGACGACGAGACGGGCGCGGAATTCGAAGTCGTCAGTCTCGATCCGCCGCGCCTCGCGCCCGCGCCGCAAGAGCAAGAAGACTGGGGAGAGTAA
- the lysX gene encoding lysine biosynthesis protein LysX, with the protein MADFAILYDRVRPDEKMLFDALDAAGVAYDKVYVPQLKLTFEQTVPWKVALERCVSQSRGHAVTRALEGLGVRVVNPSHVIELCGDKLATNARLAAAGVPTPRTGVAFTAEAALELIEDFGYPVVIKPTVGSWGRLLSKINDRDAAEAVLEHKEVLGGPQHQIFYIQELIRKPERDIRAFVVGGETIGAIYRTSEHWVTNTARGAKASKCDVTPDIADLAVRAAQAVEGEIVAIDLLEDPARGLLVNEINHTMEFKNSVSTTGVDIPARIVAHALELLQYA; encoded by the coding sequence ATGGCCGATTTCGCAATTCTGTACGACCGGGTGCGCCCCGACGAGAAGATGCTGTTCGACGCGCTCGACGCGGCGGGCGTCGCGTACGACAAGGTGTACGTGCCGCAACTCAAGCTCACCTTCGAGCAGACGGTTCCGTGGAAGGTGGCCTTGGAGCGCTGCGTGTCCCAATCGCGCGGGCACGCGGTGACGCGGGCGCTCGAAGGGCTGGGCGTGCGGGTCGTGAATCCGTCTCACGTGATCGAGCTTTGCGGGGACAAGCTCGCGACGAACGCTCGCCTGGCCGCCGCGGGCGTGCCGACGCCTCGTACGGGCGTGGCCTTCACGGCGGAAGCGGCGTTGGAACTCATCGAAGACTTCGGTTACCCGGTCGTGATAAAGCCGACCGTCGGATCGTGGGGTCGTCTGCTGAGCAAGATCAACGACCGCGACGCCGCCGAGGCGGTGCTGGAGCACAAGGAGGTGCTCGGCGGGCCGCAACACCAAATCTTTTACATTCAAGAGCTCATCCGCAAGCCCGAGCGTGATATTCGCGCGTTCGTGGTAGGGGGCGAGACGATCGGGGCGATCTACCGCACGTCCGAGCACTGGGTAACGAACACGGCGCGCGGCGCGAAGGCCAGCAAGTGCGACGTGACGCCCGACATCGCCGACCTCGCCGTGCGCGCCGCGCAGGCCGTCGAAGGCGAAATCGTGGCGATCGACTTGCTCGAAGATCCCGCGCGGGGCCTGCTCGTGAACGAGATCAATCACACCATGGAGTTCAAAAACTCTGTCAGCACGACGGGCGTCGACATTCCCGCGCGCATCGTGGCGCACGCGCTCGAGTTGCTTCAATACGCGTGA
- the argC gene encoding N-acetyl-gamma-glutamyl-phosphate reductase: MTKLSVAIVGASGYAGGEFLRLALGHPMLNVTQVTSERNAGTPVTFVHPNLRGRSNLKFIKASQLQACDVVVLALPHGHAAKRIAEFEGFAPIIVDLSADFRIKDLDAYRKHYGEDHPAPNQLSAWVYGNPELHREELRGATRIAGAGCFATSVILALYPLLKLGVPLPKDIVATGLVGSSAGGKDPTEGSHHPERDGSLRVYKATGHRHLAEVEQELPGRFPIHLTAIASPRVRGILATASVFIPDGYSERDVWGAYREVYGDEPFIRIVKVRQGIHRYPDPKLLDGTNFCDIGFETDQESGRVVVMSAIDNLVKGTAGHALQSLNIAQGWDETLGLEFVGLHP, from the coding sequence ATGACCAAACTTTCAGTCGCCATCGTCGGTGCGTCCGGGTACGCGGGCGGAGAATTCCTGCGCCTCGCCCTCGGCCACCCCATGCTGAACGTTACGCAAGTCACTTCGGAGCGCAACGCGGGCACACCCGTGACGTTCGTGCATCCGAACTTGCGGGGACGCTCGAACCTCAAGTTCATCAAGGCCTCGCAGCTTCAAGCCTGCGACGTCGTCGTGTTGGCGTTGCCGCACGGACACGCGGCGAAGCGCATCGCGGAGTTCGAGGGCTTCGCGCCGATCATCGTGGACCTCAGCGCCGACTTCCGCATCAAGGACCTCGACGCGTACCGCAAGCACTACGGCGAGGACCATCCGGCCCCGAACCAACTCAGCGCCTGGGTGTACGGCAATCCCGAGCTTCACCGAGAGGAGTTGCGCGGCGCGACGAGGATCGCCGGGGCGGGCTGCTTCGCCACGAGCGTCATCTTGGCCCTGTATCCCCTCTTGAAGCTCGGCGTGCCTTTGCCGAAGGACATCGTCGCGACAGGTCTCGTCGGCAGCAGCGCGGGCGGCAAGGATCCCACGGAAGGTTCGCACCACCCCGAGCGGGACGGTTCGCTGCGCGTGTACAAAGCGACGGGGCACCGTCACCTCGCGGAAGTCGAGCAGGAGCTTCCCGGACGCTTCCCGATCCACCTCACGGCGATCGCGTCGCCGCGCGTGCGCGGCATTCTCGCGACGGCGAGCGTGTTCATTCCCGACGGGTACTCGGAGCGCGACGTGTGGGGCGCGTACCGCGAAGTGTACGGAGACGAGCCGTTCATTCGTATCGTCAAAGTCCGTCAAGGCATCCATCGTTACCCGGACCCGAAGCTGTTGGACGGCACGAACTTTTGCGACATCGGCTTCGAGACGGATCAGGAGTCGGGACGCGTCGTCGTGATGAGCGCCATCGACAACCTCGTGAAGGGCACGGCGGGACACGCGCTACAAAGCCTCAACATCGCGCAGGGTTGGGACGAGACGCTGGGCTTGGAGTTCGTCGGCTTGCACCCGTAG
- a CDS encoding damage-inducible protein DinB: MLQLSLAGGGAHREVSKILQDISFETAVARATGTPHSIFELLWHVEASQRFLLEHATGGEVDWANVALWPSEESEAEFRRVLRDFQVGQAQAQMLAEAPSDRARDALTDLAVHNAYHLGQIVLLRRLHGDWTAS; this comes from the coding sequence ATGTTGCAACTCTCGCTCGCCGGTGGAGGCGCGCACCGGGAAGTATCGAAGATCTTGCAAGACATCTCGTTCGAGACGGCCGTGGCACGCGCGACGGGCACGCCGCACTCCATCTTCGAGTTGCTGTGGCACGTGGAGGCGTCGCAGCGCTTCTTGTTGGAGCACGCGACCGGAGGCGAAGTCGACTGGGCGAACGTGGCGCTTTGGCCGAGCGAGGAGAGCGAGGCGGAGTTCCGGCGGGTTCTGCGCGACTTCCAAGTGGGGCAGGCGCAAGCGCAGATGCTCGCCGAGGCGCCGAGCGATCGAGCGCGCGACGCCCTCACCGATCTCGCCGTGCACAACGCCTACCACCTCGGGCAAATCGTGCTGCTGCGGCGCCTCCACGGAGATTGGACGGCTTCTTGA
- the yjjX gene encoding inosine/xanthosine triphosphatase — translation MGSQNDAKVRPVREVFVAVSPGVAVAGARVPSGVRAQPIGFEETLIGAQNRARGAARHAGATWGVGLEGGVEFDSEDRCWLFGVVVVVRDHREASARSASLMLPRSVAERVRRGEELGPVMDELVGEVGVKTRGGAVGHFTSGLLVRADVWRQALILALPPILKSELYVP, via the coding sequence GTGGGCTCGCAGAACGACGCGAAGGTGCGGCCCGTCCGCGAGGTGTTCGTGGCCGTGTCGCCCGGCGTGGCGGTCGCGGGCGCGCGCGTGCCTTCGGGCGTGCGCGCCCAGCCGATCGGCTTCGAGGAAACGCTGATCGGGGCGCAAAACCGCGCGCGGGGTGCCGCGCGTCATGCGGGCGCGACGTGGGGCGTCGGATTGGAAGGCGGGGTGGAATTCGATTCGGAGGATCGTTGCTGGTTGTTCGGCGTCGTGGTGGTCGTTCGCGATCACCGCGAAGCGTCGGCCCGCTCGGCGAGCTTGATGTTGCCGAGAAGCGTCGCCGAGCGCGTTCGGCGCGGCGAGGAGCTCGGGCCCGTGATGGACGAACTCGTCGGGGAAGTCGGCGTGAAGACGCGCGGCGGAGCGGTCGGACACTTCACGTCCGGTCTTCTCGTGCGCGCCGACGTGTGGCGGCAAGCCTTGATCTTGGCCTTGCCGCCGATCCTCAAGTCGGAGTTGTACGTTCCTTGA
- a CDS encoding histidine triad nucleotide-binding protein, with protein MPTIFERVVSREIPAEIVYEDDEFIAIKDINPAAPVHVLVIPKVASERLDTITDEAHMGRLFMTATKVARSLTPDYRLVVNVGPGGGQTVFHTHVHVLGGWGEDGPDGHV; from the coding sequence ATGCCGACCATCTTCGAGCGCGTCGTCAGCCGCGAGATTCCCGCCGAGATCGTCTACGAGGACGATGAGTTCATCGCCATCAAGGACATCAACCCGGCGGCGCCCGTGCACGTCCTCGTGATTCCCAAGGTGGCGAGCGAGCGCCTCGATACCATCACGGACGAGGCGCACATGGGCCGCCTGTTCATGACGGCCACGAAAGTCGCCCGGTCCCTCACGCCCGATTACCGCCTCGTCGTGAACGTCGGACCGGGCGGGGGGCAGACGGTGTTTCACACGCACGTGCACGTGCTCGGCGGGTGGGGTGAGGACGGCCCGGACGGGCACGTTTGA
- the meaB gene encoding methylmalonyl Co-A mutase-associated GTPase MeaB produces the protein MAVDVTALRTGTRRALAKAITLVESARPEHEREAQALLAQVLPFTGRSIRVGLSGVPGVGKSTFIEALGLTLVAQGHKVAVLAVDPSSNRTGGSIMGDKTRMERLSVHPNAFIRPSPSGGTLGGVARRTREALMLCEAAGYDVILVETVGVGQSETAVASMTDLFVLLTLPNAGDELQGIKRGIMELADIVVVNKADADPGGANRTTTDVRNALRLLTPHGAAWQPKVLQASATTGQGVDDVWKSVLAYRAALGSALHAKRRVQTLRWFDDLLREEVWHAFLRAVDTAQLQDVRRRVEQADLTPVQGVAALLAPKR, from the coding sequence ATGGCCGTGGACGTCACCGCCTTGAGGACGGGCACTCGGCGAGCGCTCGCGAAGGCGATCACCCTCGTCGAGAGCGCCCGACCCGAGCACGAGCGAGAAGCCCAAGCGCTCCTCGCGCAGGTGCTGCCCTTCACCGGGCGCTCCATTCGCGTGGGCTTGTCGGGCGTGCCGGGCGTCGGGAAGAGCACCTTCATCGAGGCGCTCGGCCTGACGCTCGTCGCGCAGGGACACAAAGTCGCCGTGCTCGCCGTCGATCCCTCGTCGAATCGCACGGGCGGTTCGATCATGGGTGACAAGACCCGCATGGAACGCCTCTCCGTGCATCCGAACGCCTTCATTCGCCCCTCTCCGAGCGGTGGTACCCTCGGGGGGGTGGCGCGGCGCACGCGTGAAGCGCTGATGCTGTGCGAAGCTGCGGGGTACGACGTGATCCTCGTGGAAACCGTCGGCGTCGGGCAAAGCGAGACGGCCGTGGCGAGCATGACTGACTTGTTCGTCCTTCTGACCCTTCCGAACGCCGGAGACGAGCTGCAAGGCATCAAGCGCGGCATCATGGAACTCGCCGACATCGTGGTCGTGAACAAGGCGGACGCCGATCCCGGCGGTGCGAACCGCACGACGACCGATGTCCGCAACGCCTTGAGGCTTCTGACGCCGCACGGCGCGGCGTGGCAGCCGAAGGTGCTGCAAGCGAGCGCGACGACGGGGCAAGGCGTCGACGACGTCTGGAAGTCCGTGCTGGCGTACCGCGCCGCCCTCGGAAGCGCCCTGCACGCCAAGCGACGCGTTCAAACACTGCGGTGGTTCGACGACCTTTTGCGAGAGGAAGTTTGGCACGCCTTCCTGCGCGCCGTGGACACGGCGCAACTTCAGGACGTGCGTCGCCGCGTCGAGCAAGCCGATCTCACGCCCGTGCAAGGCGTGGCGGCCCTGCTCGCGCCGAAACGATGA
- the scpA gene encoding methylmalonyl-CoA mutase translates to MNFEDWKSLARKESKGADPDALNKTTPEGLTLKALYTKADLDGLPNVDTLPGRPPFVRGPRATMYAGRPWTIRQYAGFSTAEESNAFYKRNLAAGQKGLSVAFDLATHRGYDSDHPRVVGDVGKAGVAIDSVEDMKILFDGIPLDQMSVSMTMNGAVLPILAAFVVAGEEQGVERAALSGTIQNDILKEFMVRNTYIYPPEPSMRIVADIIEYTAKEMPKFNSISISGYHMQEAGANAALELGYTLADGLEYVRAALKKGLNVDDFAPRLSFFFAIGMNFYVEVAKLRAARLLWAKLMEPFAPKNPQSLALRTHCQTSGWSLTEQDPYNNIVRTTIEAMAAVFGGTQSLHTNAFDEAIGLPTDFSARIARNTQLILQEETAITNVVDPWGGSYMMERLTQDLADKAMEIIGEVEAMGGMAKAVEAGLPKLRIEESAARKQARIDRGEDVIVGVNKYKAPSDVQVDVLDIDNALVREGQIARLKRVRDTRDAEEVTRTLAALEECARTGKGNLLAATVDAMRARATVGEVSYALERVWGRHRAEVKTLSGVYAGGYQGDAGFDALRHDIEAFSHEEGRRPRMLVVKMGQDGHDRGAKVIATAFADLGFDVDVGPLFQTPQEAARQAVENDVHIVGVSSQAAGHKTLIPALIDALRDEGASDVLVVAGGVIPQQDYAYLRSAGVAAIFGPGTVIPNAAREVLALLRGRIGA, encoded by the coding sequence ATGAACTTCGAAGACTGGAAGTCCCTCGCGCGAAAGGAAAGCAAGGGGGCCGACCCGGACGCCCTGAACAAGACGACGCCCGAAGGACTCACCCTCAAGGCGCTTTACACGAAAGCCGACCTCGACGGCTTGCCGAACGTGGACACGCTGCCGGGACGCCCGCCGTTCGTACGCGGTCCGCGCGCCACGATGTACGCGGGCCGACCGTGGACGATCAGGCAGTACGCGGGCTTTTCCACCGCCGAGGAATCCAACGCCTTTTACAAGCGCAACCTCGCGGCGGGTCAAAAGGGCCTGAGCGTCGCCTTCGATCTCGCCACGCACCGCGGCTACGACTCGGATCATCCGCGCGTCGTCGGCGACGTCGGCAAGGCGGGCGTCGCCATCGACTCCGTGGAGGACATGAAGATCCTCTTCGACGGTATTCCCCTCGACCAGATGAGCGTCTCCATGACCATGAACGGAGCGGTCCTGCCGATCCTCGCGGCCTTCGTCGTGGCGGGCGAGGAGCAGGGCGTGGAGCGCGCGGCGCTCAGCGGCACCATCCAAAACGACATCCTCAAGGAATTCATGGTCCGCAACACGTACATCTATCCGCCCGAACCGTCGATGCGTATCGTGGCGGACATCATCGAGTACACCGCCAAGGAGATGCCGAAGTTCAACTCCATCTCCATCTCCGGCTACCACATGCAGGAAGCGGGCGCGAACGCCGCCCTCGAACTCGGTTACACCCTCGCCGACGGGCTGGAGTACGTGCGGGCCGCCTTGAAGAAAGGGCTGAACGTCGACGACTTCGCGCCGAGGTTGTCGTTCTTCTTCGCGATCGGCATGAACTTCTACGTGGAAGTCGCCAAGTTGCGCGCCGCGAGGCTCCTATGGGCGAAGCTCATGGAACCGTTCGCGCCGAAGAACCCGCAAAGCCTCGCGCTGCGCACCCACTGCCAAACGAGCGGATGGAGCCTCACCGAGCAAGACCCTTACAACAACATCGTGCGTACCACGATCGAGGCGATGGCGGCGGTGTTCGGCGGCACGCAAAGCCTTCATACGAATGCCTTCGACGAGGCGATCGGCTTGCCCACGGATTTCAGCGCCCGCATCGCGCGCAACACCCAACTCATCTTGCAAGAGGAGACGGCGATCACGAACGTCGTGGATCCTTGGGGCGGGTCGTACATGATGGAGCGCCTCACGCAAGACCTCGCCGACAAGGCCATGGAGATCATCGGGGAGGTCGAGGCGATGGGCGGCATGGCCAAAGCCGTCGAGGCCGGCTTGCCGAAGCTGCGCATCGAGGAAAGTGCCGCGCGCAAGCAAGCGAGGATCGATCGAGGTGAGGACGTCATCGTCGGCGTCAACAAGTACAAGGCTCCCAGCGACGTGCAGGTGGACGTCCTCGACATCGACAACGCGCTCGTGCGCGAAGGACAAATCGCGCGCTTGAAGCGTGTGAGGGACACGCGCGACGCCGAGGAGGTCACGCGTACCCTCGCCGCTCTCGAAGAATGCGCGCGCACCGGCAAAGGCAATCTGCTCGCGGCGACGGTGGACGCCATGCGCGCCCGCGCGACGGTCGGAGAGGTTTCCTACGCGCTCGAACGGGTGTGGGGCCGACACCGCGCCGAGGTGAAGACGCTCAGCGGCGTGTACGCGGGAGGCTACCAGGGAGACGCGGGATTCGACGCGTTGAGGCACGACATCGAGGCGTTCAGCCACGAGGAAGGGCGGCGCCCTCGCATGCTCGTCGTGAAGATGGGGCAAGACGGACACGACCGCGGGGCCAAGGTCATCGCGACGGCCTTCGCCGATCTCGGGTTCGACGTCGACGTGGGCCCGCTGTTCCAGACTCCGCAGGAAGCCGCGCGTCAAGCCGTCGAGAACGACGTGCACATCGTGGGCGTGAGCAGTCAGGCGGCGGGCCACAAGACGCTCATCCCGGCCTTGATCGATGCGCTTCGCGACGAGGGCGCGTCCGACGTCCTCGTCGTGGCGGGCGGCGTCATTCCACAGCAGGATTACGCCTACTTGCGAAGCGCGGGCGTCGCCGCGATCTTCGGGCCCGGCACGGTCATTCCGAACGCCGCGCGGGAAGTGCTGGCGTTGCTGCGCGGACGGATCGGCGCGTGA
- a CDS encoding DUF4139 domain-containing protein — MKRLMIAAAMLLSVASAADFRIYPNFAEIRDRVTPQSGVVTVNLPQNATGFLVAGSFDLDGLELLSSTTRLVPSWLKTQEGQRVFVRVGSDGAYEPATLVRADDLLIRDAAGRFRNVGFEQLAFTSEPPRNPMQPSVQYTYRVTGTSGVLSYLTRGVTWSPRYTLRAEASNANLQVLADIRNNTDQDLTVNKGAELFAGQVQLTAGTESFEDGSAAFRVAPTAAPAPAPSVSALGELRGLQRYQLSEGFTLPGQSTLTVPFARPKISFDRFGVLNIPFTTRNADGTLSRGYRLRSDVFLPAGPVLVREEGRVVGQANISDSAANDPIELRLGVDPDLSYTRVVQNVRTVRDANNNVTLQQYRVTLTLENKKDRVVRAEVREFLGGNVTVEGQATRTNDGLEVRVDIPAKGKVMRTYTVTIRNS; from the coding sequence ATGAAGCGTCTCATGATTGCCGCCGCGATGCTCCTGAGCGTCGCTTCCGCCGCGGACTTCCGCATCTACCCGAACTTCGCCGAGATTCGTGACCGCGTCACGCCGCAAAGCGGCGTCGTGACCGTGAATCTTCCGCAAAACGCCACGGGCTTCCTCGTCGCGGGCAGCTTCGACCTCGACGGCTTGGAACTGCTGTCCAGCACCACTCGCCTCGTGCCGTCGTGGCTCAAGACGCAAGAAGGGCAGCGGGTGTTCGTGCGCGTCGGAAGCGACGGCGCGTACGAACCCGCGACCCTCGTGCGCGCCGATGACTTGCTGATCCGCGACGCGGCGGGACGCTTTCGCAACGTCGGCTTCGAGCAACTCGCGTTCACGTCCGAGCCTCCGCGCAACCCCATGCAGCCGAGCGTTCAATACACCTACCGCGTCACGGGCACGTCGGGCGTGCTGAGTTACCTCACGCGCGGCGTCACGTGGAGCCCGCGCTACACCTTGCGCGCCGAGGCGAGCAATGCCAACTTGCAAGTCCTCGCCGACATTCGCAACAACACCGATCAGGACCTCACGGTCAACAAGGGAGCCGAACTCTTCGCGGGACAAGTCCAACTCACGGCGGGCACCGAGAGCTTCGAGGACGGCAGCGCCGCCTTTCGCGTCGCGCCGACGGCCGCGCCCGCGCCTGCGCCGTCCGTGTCGGCCCTGGGAGAACTGCGCGGCCTGCAACGCTACCAACTTTCCGAAGGCTTCACGCTGCCCGGCCAAAGCACCTTGACCGTGCCCTTCGCCCGCCCGAAGATCAGCTTCGATCGATTCGGCGTGCTGAACATCCCCTTCACGACTCGCAATGCCGACGGTACCCTGTCGCGCGGCTACCGCTTGCGCTCGGACGTCTTCCTGCCTGCCGGCCCCGTGCTCGTGCGAGAAGAGGGCCGCGTCGTCGGCCAAGCGAACATCTCCGACTCCGCCGCGAACGATCCGATCGAACTGCGACTCGGAGTGGACCCCGACTTGTCCTACACGCGCGTCGTCCAAAACGTGCGCACGGTGCGTGACGCGAACAACAACGTCACGTTGCAGCAATACCGCGTGACGCTCACGTTGGAGAACAAGAAGGACCGTGTCGTACGCGCCGAGGTGCGCGAGTTCCTCGGCGGCAACGTCACCGTGGAAGGCCAAGCGACACGCACGAACGACGGATTGGAAGTGCGCGTCGACATTCCCGCCAAGGGCAAGGTCATGCGAACGTACACCGTCACGATTCGCAACAGCTGA
- a CDS encoding ABC transporter ATP-binding protein codes for MGDTLLDVKNLQKFFPIRGGLMSRVVANVQAVQDVSFSLKRGEVVGLVGESGSGKTTVGRSILRLIEPTGGEVIFNGVDITKLGKGQMRDYRREMQIIFQDPFASLNPRMTVSDIIGEALQIHNLHAGKERVERIAELLRKVGLVPDSMRRYPHEFSGGQRQRIGIARALAVDPSFIVADEPVSALDVSIQAQVVNLIQDLQEELGLTVLFIAHDLAVVEYICDRVIVMYLGRIMEVAPSKDLYTNPKHPYTEALISAAPIPDPTVKTKRIILEGDIPSPIAPPSGCVFRTRCRYAIPECANVVPELRMVGPDHFKACIRDDIL; via the coding sequence ATGGGCGACACCTTGTTGGACGTCAAGAATCTGCAAAAGTTCTTCCCGATTCGCGGCGGGCTCATGTCGCGCGTCGTGGCGAACGTGCAGGCCGTGCAAGACGTCTCGTTCAGCCTCAAGCGCGGCGAAGTCGTCGGGCTCGTGGGTGAATCGGGTTCGGGCAAGACGACGGTCGGGCGCTCCATCCTGCGACTCATCGAACCGACGGGCGGCGAAGTGATCTTCAACGGTGTGGACATCACGAAGCTCGGCAAAGGCCAGATGCGTGACTACCGCCGCGAAATGCAGATCATCTTCCAAGATCCCTTCGCGAGCTTGAATCCGCGCATGACGGTCTCCGACATCATCGGTGAAGCCTTGCAGATTCATAACCTCCACGCGGGCAAAGAGCGCGTGGAGCGAATCGCGGAATTGCTGCGCAAAGTGGGCTTGGTGCCCGACTCGATGCGCCGCTACCCGCACGAGTTCTCGGGCGGTCAGCGTCAACGCATCGGCATCGCGCGCGCGCTCGCCGTCGATCCCAGCTTCATCGTCGCCGACGAGCCCGTCTCGGCGCTCGACGTGTCCATTCAAGCGCAAGTCGTGAACCTCATTCAGGACTTGCAAGAGGAACTCGGCCTCACGGTGCTGTTCATCGCGCACGACCTCGCCGTCGTCGAGTACATCTGCGACCGCGTCATCGTGATGTATCTCGGCCGCATCATGGAAGTCGCGCCGAGCAAGGACCTCTACACCAACCCCAAGCACCCGTACACAGAAGCGTTGATCTCGGCGGCGCCGATTCCCGACCCGACCGTGAAGACGAAGCGCATTATCCTCGAAGGGGACATTCCCAGCCCCATCGCGCCGCCCAGCGGGTGCGTGTTCCGCACGCGTTGCCGCTACGCGATTCCCGAGTGCGCGAACGTGGTGCCTGAGTTGCGCATGGTCGGCCCCGATCACTTCAAGGCCTGCATCCGCGACGACATCCTCTGA
- a CDS encoding ABC transporter ATP-binding protein, which translates to MTTVATDTLLAVNGLKTYFYTDDGVVKSVDGVTFHLNKGETLAVVGESGSGKSVTSLSIMRLIASPPGKIVEGEINFTGKDGKMRDITKLSEAEMRRIRGNDISMIFQEPMTSLNPVYTVGDQIAEAITLHQGKNRKEAMDMAAGMLELVGIPAPKKRVNEFPHQMSGGMRQRVMIAMALSCNPALLIADEPTTALDVTIQAQILDLMRKLQEEIGMSILFITHNLGVVAEMADRVVVMYGGRVVEEGDVVEIFKAPKHPYTMGLLNSIPRVDHAVLKSTDGKKGRLEAIPGNVPNPLSLPPGCAFAPRCKFMIDDCNKAVPALEDTGNGHTSRCIRWREL; encoded by the coding sequence ATGACGACAGTCGCGACGGACACTCTTCTGGCCGTGAACGGCCTCAAAACCTACTTCTACACCGATGACGGCGTCGTCAAGTCCGTAGACGGCGTGACGTTCCACCTTAACAAGGGCGAGACGCTCGCAGTCGTGGGCGAGTCGGGCTCGGGAAAAAGCGTCACCAGCCTCTCGATCATGCGCCTCATCGCCTCTCCGCCCGGCAAGATCGTCGAAGGCGAAATCAACTTCACGGGCAAAGACGGCAAGATGCGCGACATCACGAAGCTGTCGGAAGCTGAGATGCGCCGCATTCGTGGCAACGACATCTCGATGATCTTCCAAGAGCCGATGACGTCGCTCAACCCCGTGTACACCGTTGGCGATCAGATCGCCGAGGCGATCACGCTTCACCAAGGCAAGAACCGCAAGGAAGCGATGGATATGGCGGCCGGAATGCTCGAGCTCGTCGGGATTCCCGCTCCCAAGAAGCGCGTCAACGAGTTTCCGCACCAAATGTCGGGTGGCATGAGGCAGCGCGTCATGATCGCCATGGCCTTGTCGTGCAACCCTGCCCTCCTGATCGCCGACGAGCCGACCACCGCGCTCGACGTGACGATTCAAGCGCAGATCCTCGACCTCATGCGCAAGCTGCAAGAAGAAATCGGCATGTCCATTCTCTTCATCACGCACAACCTCGGCGTCGTCGCCGAGATGGCGGACCGCGTCGTCGTGATGTACGGCGGCCGCGTCGTGGAGGAAGGCGACGTCGTCGAGATCTTCAAGGCGCCCAAGCATCCGTACACGATGGGGCTGCTGAACTCGATTCCCCGTGTGGATCACGCCGTGTTGAAGTCGACCGACGGCAAGAAGGGTCGCCTCGAAGCGATTCCCGGCAACGTTCCCAATCCGCTGAGCTTGCCGCCCGGCTGCGCTTTCGCGCCACGGTGCAAGTTCATGATCGACGACTGCAACAAAGCCGTGCCCGCGCTCGAGGATACCGGCAACGGTCATACCTCGCGCTGCATTCGCTGGAGGGAACTGTGA